From the genome of Methanofollis sp. UBA420:
ATGGACCCCGGGGTCGCCGTCACATGCCTCCACCTCGATGATCCCGGTCATCAGTTGCTTCAGGGTGGAAACCGTCTTCTCGTCGACAGATTCCGGATTGAGGAGATAGACCCCGACGCCGTTCATCCTCCTGATGCGGGCAGAGAAGATGTGGAAGAAACGATAGATCGCTTCGAGCTTCGTATAGATCAGAAAACTGGAGAGGGAGTTGACACAGACCCTCACCTGCCCGGGCGCCGCGTCCCCTGCATCCCCGGCCCTCTGGACACCGTCCAGGATCTTCGTGAACTTGATCCCTATGCCTGTCAGGTCGGCCGGACTGCCGACGTACTTCACCCATTCGGTGTCGGTGGCGCCAGGGACCACACTCTTCGTGATGCAGTCCAGGACCCAGACCCGCCCGGCGTCCTCGCCAAAAGCAGTGCAGACGCTCGGCGCGTCCTCGTCTGTGGAGATGACGACAGTATAATCGGTCTCTGCCGGGCGCACCAGGGCATAGGCGAGGCGTTCGGCGTCGGAAAATGGCGGGGCAAGGAGGAGAATATTGGAGGGCGGCCTGATCTCGCCGATCCGACCATCTATCTCCCTGACACCTGCACAGATCCGGTCCATCGCCACTTACCCTGTGATCAGATGTATGAGTGCCCCGACACAAAATCCGATCGCAATCGTGTAGGCCGAGACCGCGACCGTCACCCTCGCACCCATCTCCTTCAGGAGCACGGCGATCGTCGAGATGCAGGGGACGAAGAGGACGCTGATGACGGCGAAAGTATAGAGCTGGACCGCGCTCATCACCGAGGCAAGGTCCGCGGTCCCGGCAAGGACGGCAAGGGTCTCAAAGGCCATCTCCTTCCGGAGGATGCCGAAGAGCAGGGCGGTCGTGGCCGATGCAGGCAGGCCGAACAGGCCCTCGGAGATCGGGGTGACAGCCTCGGAGAACGCGGCGACCCAGCCGAAGTAATCGAGGGCGCCAAGGACGACGCTCCCTGCAAGGAGCAGGGGCATGGCAATGAAGAGGAACTCCTTGATCCGCTGCCAGGACTTTTTGATGACGAGCGCAGCGTCGGGCCGCCTGAGAGGGGCCATCTCCAGGATCATGCCGTACTGCCCGCCGGGGATCGAACGGGCAAGGAAGATGCCGGTCAGGATGATGAGGGTAAGGACGATGAAATAGACCGAAAGCGCGGCGCCGAGGCCGACGAAAGCGGCGACGATCCCGGTGATGATCACTGTCCGCGCAGAGCAGGGAACCATCGTGATCAGGAAAGCGGCGATCGTCCGTTCCCTCGTCGTCCGCAACTGCCCGGCCGCCATCACCGCGGGTACATTGCAGCCGAAGGCCATCACCATCGGGATGATGGCGCCGCCGTGAAGGCCGAGGCTGTGCATCGCACGGTCGGCAAGGAAAGCCGCACGCGTCAGGTAGCCTGAGTCCTCGACGATGGAGAGGAGGATATAGTAGATGAAGACGAAGGGGAAGGCGATCCCGAGGCCGGCGACAATGGCAAGGAGCGCCGCCATCACGATGGTGTGGAGGAGGGGAGGGAGGGCGAGGGCCGAAAAGGGCTCGATCAAAAAGACGGAGAAGGCCTCCACGATCACTCCCTCGATGAACGATCCGGCGGTAAAGACCACGAGGAGCATCGAGAGGAGGACGGCAAAAAGGATCGGGATCCCGGGAAAGGACTTCGTGAGTAGCCGGTCCAGGGAAAAACGGCGGTCCGGTTCCCGCGCCCCGACCACCTCGCCGCAGATCTGCCGGGCGCAGAGGTGGCGGTTGGCGGCGATGATCTGGCCGGGTGCCATGTGATTGCGCGACTCGATCTCTGCGGCGATCGCCCGCGCCCCTTCGAGGAGGCTGTCGTCGTGTCCGATCCCCTGAAGGGCCTGAAGGGCAGGAAGGCGCGGCGCCCCGTACATCTTCTCCATGCTCCGCACGGCCGCCTCGATCTCAGGGGTGTACGGCACGGACAGCCCGGAGACGGCCGCATCATGCACGGCCGCCGGCACGATCCGGTCGATGTTCTGCCCGAGAGAGGCGGCGGTCTCGATCACCGGCAGGCCGAGCAGTTCGGAAAGCCGCTCGCGGTCAATGGAGAGACCCTGCTCCATCGACTCGTCGATCATGTTCAGGACAACGACCGTCGGGATCCCGTACTCGGCCAGCTGGAGGAGGAGGTAGAGGTTCCGCTCCATCCGGGTGGCGTCGAGGACGGCGACCACCCGGTCGGGAGGTTCATTGACGAGGTACGAGCGCACCAGTTCCTCTTCCTGCGAATCGCCGTCAAGAGAATAGATCCCGGGGAGGTCGACGACCTCCAGAGGGAAACGCCGGTAACAGAGTTTCCCCTGCAACAGCTCCACGGTCGTGCCCGGATAGTTCGAGACCTCGACGCCGAGGCCGGTGAGCTGGTTGAAGATGAGCGACTTGCCGACGCTCGGGTTCCCGACGAGGGCACACTTCATGCCGTCTTCTCCGCAAAGATCGTCGAGGCAATCTCGGGCGATAGGGCGATGTCGGCACCCTTCACCGTCACGACGACGGCATTGTTCCCGAGTTTGCGCTGAAGGACAATCTTTTCACCGGGAATGACGCCAAGATCGATGAGCCGACGGTTCTTGCCGATACACCGGATCATCGTGACCTCCACGGTGTCCCCCTCGGCGAAATCAAGGAGCGTGTGCCTGGAGTGTCGACCGGCACCTGCCCCGGCCCCCCGCCGCATCGCCCTGTGGCGGCCCGGGTCCTGGATATATGTCGAGAGACGGTCGATCGTCTCTTCGGAAACGCCGTGTTCGAGGACACATGCCTCCTTCGAGGCCGCACCCGTGTCCATGCCGAGCATCTCGGAGAGGAAGCACTCGAGGACGCGGTGTTTCCTGAACACAATCTCTGCAGCCGTCTTCCCCTGCGGGGTGAGCAGGTAGCCGCCGTCCTGCAGGACGATGTCCTCGTCGGCGACGAGCGTCCGGAGTGCCGCCACGACCTCGGCGGTGTCGGCATCCACCGCTCCCCCGATCCCAGCTTCGCTCACAGGCCGGCAACCTTTGCCGGAGAGGGTGAGGATCGCCTCAAGGCAGTCTTCCCGGACAGAAGAACTCATACATACATTGTAGGGGCCAGTGATTTTATGGATTTGCTTCCCTGCAGAACCAGAGCCTCCGCCAACCCCTATATAGGGAGGAGGCCATCCTGTTGCATGGCGATGGCGAACCGGCAGGTGGCCGCGGTGCTCGAAGAGATCGGCCAGTTGCTGGATATCCACGGCGAGAACCCGTACAAGGTCAGGGCCTATGCAAGGGCCG
Proteins encoded in this window:
- a CDS encoding metal-dependent transcriptional regulator; the encoded protein is MSSSVREDCLEAILTLSGKGCRPVSEAGIGGAVDADTAEVVAALRTLVADEDIVLQDGGYLLTPQGKTAAEIVFRKHRVLECFLSEMLGMDTGAASKEACVLEHGVSEETIDRLSTYIQDPGRHRAMRRGAGAGAGRHSRHTLLDFAEGDTVEVTMIRCIGKNRRLIDLGVIPGEKIVLQRKLGNNAVVVTVKGADIALSPEIASTIFAEKTA
- a CDS encoding DUF7504 family protein produces the protein MDRICAGVREIDGRIGEIRPPSNILLLAPPFSDAERLAYALVRPAETDYTVVISTDEDAPSVCTAFGEDAGRVWVLDCITKSVVPGATDTEWVKYVGSPADLTGIGIKFTKILDGVQRAGDAGDAAPGQVRVCVNSLSSFLIYTKLEAIYRFFHIFSARIRRMNGVGVYLLNPESVDEKTVSTLKQLMTGIIEVEACDGDPGVHALRYQDLSGRVSPRVRYHFEGDDLVVEP
- the feoB gene encoding ferrous iron transport protein B, yielding MKCALVGNPSVGKSLIFNQLTGLGVEVSNYPGTTVELLQGKLCYRRFPLEVVDLPGIYSLDGDSQEEELVRSYLVNEPPDRVVAVLDATRMERNLYLLLQLAEYGIPTVVVLNMIDESMEQGLSIDRERLSELLGLPVIETAASLGQNIDRIVPAAVHDAAVSGLSVPYTPEIEAAVRSMEKMYGAPRLPALQALQGIGHDDSLLEGARAIAAEIESRNHMAPGQIIAANRHLCARQICGEVVGAREPDRRFSLDRLLTKSFPGIPILFAVLLSMLLVVFTAGSFIEGVIVEAFSVFLIEPFSALALPPLLHTIVMAALLAIVAGLGIAFPFVFIYYILLSIVEDSGYLTRAAFLADRAMHSLGLHGGAIIPMVMAFGCNVPAVMAAGQLRTTRERTIAAFLITMVPCSARTVIITGIVAAFVGLGAALSVYFIVLTLIILTGIFLARSIPGGQYGMILEMAPLRRPDAALVIKKSWQRIKEFLFIAMPLLLAGSVVLGALDYFGWVAAFSEAVTPISEGLFGLPASATTALLFGILRKEMAFETLAVLAGTADLASVMSAVQLYTFAVISVLFVPCISTIAVLLKEMGARVTVAVSAYTIAIGFCVGALIHLITG